One genomic region from Streptomyces sp. NBC_01304 encodes:
- the fomD gene encoding cytidylyl-2-hydroxypropylphosphonate hydrolase: MTDQTRPRWAPGTHILWRYRENGGGTGFHIARPVTVVRDTDELLAVWMAPGTECVKPVLSDGTPVHHEPLATRYTKPRTVQRDQWHGTGVLKLARPGEPWSVWLFWEPGWQFKNWYVNLEEPLVRWSGGVDSEDHFLDISVYPDRTWLWRDEDEFAQAQRAGLMDRHQAEGVREAGHRAVRAIETWGSPFADNWPRWRPDPAWGVPALPEDWNRTPAHVST; the protein is encoded by the coding sequence ATGACAGACCAGACGAGGCCCCGTTGGGCACCCGGCACCCACATCCTGTGGCGCTACCGCGAGAACGGCGGCGGCACCGGGTTCCACATCGCGCGCCCCGTCACCGTCGTACGGGACACCGACGAGCTCCTCGCCGTCTGGATGGCCCCCGGCACCGAGTGCGTGAAGCCCGTGCTCAGCGACGGCACACCCGTCCACCACGAGCCGCTCGCCACCCGCTACACCAAGCCGCGCACCGTGCAGCGCGACCAGTGGCACGGCACCGGTGTGCTGAAACTGGCGCGGCCCGGGGAGCCCTGGTCGGTGTGGCTGTTCTGGGAGCCGGGCTGGCAGTTCAAGAACTGGTACGTCAACCTCGAGGAACCCCTCGTACGTTGGTCCGGAGGTGTCGATTCCGAGGATCACTTTCTGGACATCTCCGTGTACCCCGACCGGACTTGGCTCTGGCGCGACGAGGACGAGTTCGCGCAGGCCCAGCGCGCCGGGTTGATGGACCGTCACCAGGCAGAAGGCGTACGGGAAGCGGGCCACAGGGCGGTCAGGGCCATCGAGACGTGGGGTTCTCCGTTCGCCGACAACTGGCCGCGCTGGCGGCCGGATCCGGCCTGGGGCGTGCCGGCGCTTCCGGAGGACTGGAACCGTACGCCCGCGCATGTGTCCACATGA
- a CDS encoding class I SAM-dependent DNA methyltransferase has translation MSEGYEGYAEFGAAAPDRTGQAEAFDAIGARYDDVFPHKEGQVRSGRWLAETLSPGSRVLDVGCGTGLPTARQLSDAGHRVVGVDLSARMLDLARMHVPDGEFHQRDIASLRTEGPDGLGQFDGIACHFTLLMLPRKEIPYALRQLRALLRPGGLLSLSMVEADLDDAAIPFLGHTIRVSGYLRDELRLIVSAAGLEIAGEDSYAYAPASTDVPPEHQLFLNCRRA, from the coding sequence GTGAGCGAGGGATACGAGGGGTACGCCGAGTTCGGCGCTGCGGCGCCGGACCGCACCGGGCAGGCCGAGGCCTTCGACGCGATCGGCGCCCGGTACGACGACGTCTTCCCGCACAAGGAAGGCCAGGTCAGGTCGGGTCGCTGGCTGGCGGAAACGTTGTCGCCCGGCTCCCGCGTCCTGGACGTCGGCTGTGGCACCGGCCTCCCCACGGCCCGTCAGCTCAGCGACGCGGGACACCGGGTAGTCGGCGTCGACCTGTCGGCGCGGATGCTGGACCTGGCCCGGATGCATGTGCCGGACGGCGAGTTCCATCAGCGCGACATCGCGTCGCTGCGGACGGAAGGACCCGACGGACTCGGCCAATTCGACGGCATCGCCTGTCACTTCACCCTGCTGATGCTGCCGCGCAAGGAGATCCCTTATGCACTGCGGCAATTAAGAGCCCTGCTTCGGCCAGGTGGCCTGCTCTCGCTGTCCATGGTCGAGGCCGACCTGGATGACGCGGCAATTCCGTTCCTGGGACACACAATCCGGGTATCGGGATACCTGCGGGACGAATTGCGCCTGATCGTGAGCGCCGCGGGTCTGGAGATCGCCGGGGAGGACTCGTACGCGTACGCTCCGGCGAGCACGGACGTACCACCCGAGCACCAGTTGTTCCTCAACTGCCGGCGCGCCTGA
- a CDS encoding SpoIIE family protein phosphatase encodes MTEHPTSHEGRQTSTDRPQAPADPRGSLLRSPENPKISNKQDIPGNSPRPREASAALPAQGLPDDDNTEHAQPGPTQGLEPDAHRPRPEGPAQGVPVQPSGSERGTPVPAGPSGAGSGDDGPAGPPARSGPAYDHREGDRLRFVGAATRRIARGLDLDEIVMGLCRATVPTFSDAILVYLRDPLPVGDERPVGPVVLRLRRTDRIPESAEDTGGFGPEGAALLPGVQFQVQPDLTPAAELCEVRPGGALAEVLRGVRPVFADAPAAQAALPELLGDGRSMPQGQRAILAPLRGRRRVIGAAVFLRRPDRAAFSPDDLLVAAQLATHTALGIDKAVLYGREAYIADELQRTMLPETLPQPTGVRLASRYLPAAETARVGGDWYDAIPLPGSRVALVVGDVMGHSMTSAAIMGQLRTTAQTLAGLDLPPQEVLHHLDEQAQRLGSDRMATCLYAVYDPVSHRITIANAGHPPPVLLHIGGRAEVLRIPSGAPIGVGGVDFEAVELDAPAGATLLLYTDGLVESRLRDVWTGIEQLRERLAATAQLTGPDHSPPLEALCDEVLDMLGPGDRDDDIALLAARFDGIAPSDVAYWYLEPEDAAPGRARRLARRALARWDMEELTDSVELLVSEVVTNAVRYATRPVTLRLLRTDVLRCEVGDDVPQLPRLRQARATDEGGRGLYLVNRLARRWGATRLSTGKVVWFELNRN; translated from the coding sequence GTGACGGAGCACCCCACCTCCCACGAAGGCCGGCAGACAAGCACTGACCGGCCGCAGGCACCGGCGGACCCCCGCGGGTCGCTGTTGCGTTCCCCGGAGAACCCGAAAATTTCGAACAAGCAGGACATACCGGGTAATTCACCTCGCCCGCGCGAGGCCTCGGCCGCCTTACCGGCCCAGGGCCTGCCCGACGACGACAACACCGAGCACGCCCAGCCCGGCCCCACCCAGGGCCTGGAACCGGACGCGCACCGCCCCCGCCCCGAGGGCCCCGCCCAGGGCGTCCCGGTGCAGCCCAGCGGCTCCGAGCGCGGCACTCCCGTACCGGCCGGACCGTCCGGGGCAGGCTCCGGCGACGACGGCCCCGCGGGCCCGCCCGCCCGCTCCGGTCCCGCGTACGACCACCGGGAGGGCGACCGGCTGCGCTTCGTGGGCGCCGCGACCCGGCGGATCGCCCGCGGTCTTGACCTCGACGAGATCGTGATGGGCCTGTGCCGGGCCACCGTGCCGACGTTCTCCGACGCGATCCTGGTCTATCTGCGCGATCCGCTGCCGGTCGGCGACGAGCGGCCCGTCGGCCCCGTCGTACTGCGCCTTCGCCGCACCGACCGGATACCCGAGAGCGCCGAGGACACGGGCGGCTTCGGCCCGGAGGGCGCCGCGCTGCTGCCCGGCGTGCAGTTCCAGGTGCAGCCCGACCTCACGCCCGCGGCCGAGCTGTGCGAGGTGCGTCCGGGCGGTGCGCTCGCCGAGGTGCTGCGTGGCGTACGTCCCGTCTTCGCGGACGCGCCCGCCGCCCAGGCCGCGCTGCCCGAGCTGCTCGGCGACGGCCGTTCGATGCCGCAGGGCCAGCGGGCGATCCTCGCACCGCTGCGCGGGCGGCGCCGGGTGATCGGGGCGGCGGTCTTCCTCAGACGCCCCGACCGTGCCGCCTTCAGCCCCGACGACCTCCTGGTCGCCGCCCAACTGGCCACCCACACCGCGCTCGGCATCGACAAGGCGGTCCTGTACGGCCGCGAGGCGTACATCGCCGACGAGCTCCAGCGCACCATGCTGCCCGAGACGCTGCCGCAGCCCACGGGCGTCCGGCTCGCCAGCCGGTACCTGCCGGCCGCCGAGACCGCCCGGGTCGGCGGCGACTGGTACGACGCGATTCCCTTGCCGGGCAGCCGAGTTGCCCTCGTCGTCGGTGACGTCATGGGCCACTCCATGACCTCGGCCGCGATCATGGGCCAGCTGCGGACCACCGCGCAGACCCTGGCCGGGCTCGACCTGCCGCCCCAGGAGGTCCTGCACCACCTGGACGAACAGGCCCAACGGCTCGGCTCCGACCGCATGGCGACCTGTCTGTACGCGGTGTACGACCCGGTCTCGCACCGCATCACCATCGCCAACGCGGGCCATCCGCCACCGGTGTTGCTGCACATCGGCGGGCGGGCCGAGGTCCTGCGCATTCCGTCCGGCGCCCCGATCGGGGTCGGCGGCGTCGACTTCGAGGCGGTCGAGCTGGACGCGCCGGCGGGGGCGACGCTGCTGCTGTACACCGACGGCCTGGTCGAGTCCCGGCTGCGGGACGTATGGACCGGGATAGAGCAGTTGCGTGAACGGCTGGCTGCCACCGCGCAGTTGACCGGTCCGGATCACTCGCCGCCGCTTGAGGCCCTGTGCGACGAGGTGCTCGACATGCTCGGTCCCGGCGACCGGGACGACGACATCGCGCTGCTCGCCGCCCGCTTCGACGGGATCGCGCCCAGCGATGTGGCGTACTGGTATCTGGAGCCCGAGGACGCGGCTCCCGGGCGGGCCCGGCGCCTTGCCCGGCGGGCGCTCGCGCGCTGGGACATGGAGGAGCTGACGGACTCCGTCGAGCTGCTCGTGAGCGAGGTCGTGACCAATGCGGTGCGCTATGCGACGCGGCCGGTGACGTTGCGGTTGCTGCGTACGGATGTGTTGCGCTGTGAGGTGGGGGACGACGTGCCGCAGTTGCCTCGCCTTCGGCAGGCGCGCGCCACGGATGAGGGTGGGCGGGGGCTGTATTTGGTCAATCGCCTTGCCCGGCGGTGGGGGGCTACCCGGCTGTCGACCGGCAAGGTGGTGTGGTTCGAGCTGAACCGGAACTAG
- a CDS encoding transglycosylase domain-containing protein: MGRAEARRARQRGGGTRRAARGSSTTRSGIRRFFTWKKVLGTFFGLILLGMAGFLGLYLYVDVPPANAAAQLQSNVYKYKNGDLLARTGDVNREIIGKDRLDEKVRDTFVAAENKSFYNDPGVDFKGTARGLLNTMRGQGKQGGSTITQQYVKNYYLTQEQTVTRKLKELVISIKVDRKMSKDDILMGYINTSYYGRNAYGIQAAAQAYYGVDADRLNVQQGAYLAALLQAPNQYDYSQATPTSKKLVEERWNYVLDNMVEMDKLSQSERSAMKFAKPHDPKPAAGLKGQTGYLVDAANAELERQLVAQGMTPKEAAAKREAGGFTITLNIDKGKQKDLEKAVKKQLTDKLDPKERKVDAAVQAGAVSVDPKTGGIVALYGGEDYVKHYRSNATRDDYQPGSTFKPVILASALENGSKTQGKKPITANTIYDGTSGRPVKGGGGSYAPPNEGKKDYGDITVQEGMDNSVNSVFAQMGADVGMDKVKETASDLGMTDFAPHLAMTLGSMGASPLEMSGVYATFDNHGKKVTPSILKEVEHKDVSVDLPDPIGDEVISRGTADSVTSVLQGVASDGTGRVITQGKYAGAYEAAGKTGTSDSNVSALFAGYTPELVTVVGVYGEAPEGGGGLKTPAGKKATNGSHVSLMGAGGSEKVHGSGFPSQIWAEYTYGALNGGSDAKFDLDTDMGAGVAPPPTSAPPSSSAPPTSAPPTSAPPSSSAPPTSAPPTTGAPDPTDDPTFDPPTTQPPITIDPPEEDSSNNGRPNRD; encoded by the coding sequence ATGGGCCGAGCGGAAGCCAGACGAGCGCGGCAGCGCGGCGGCGGTACACGCCGGGCCGCACGCGGATCGTCGACGACCCGTAGCGGCATACGCCGCTTCTTCACCTGGAAGAAGGTGCTCGGCACCTTCTTCGGTCTGATCCTGCTGGGCATGGCCGGATTCCTCGGCCTGTATCTGTACGTGGACGTGCCGCCGGCCAACGCCGCGGCGCAGCTGCAGAGCAACGTCTACAAGTACAAGAACGGCGACCTCCTCGCCCGCACCGGTGACGTCAACCGGGAGATCATCGGCAAGGACCGGCTCGATGAGAAGGTGCGGGACACCTTCGTCGCGGCCGAGAACAAGTCCTTCTACAACGACCCGGGCGTCGACTTCAAAGGCACCGCCCGCGGTCTGCTCAACACCATGCGCGGCCAGGGCAAGCAGGGTGGTTCGACCATCACCCAGCAGTACGTGAAGAACTACTACCTGACCCAGGAGCAGACGGTCACCCGCAAGCTCAAGGAGCTGGTGATCTCCATCAAGGTGGACCGGAAGATGTCGAAGGACGACATCCTCATGGGCTACATCAACACCAGTTACTACGGTCGCAACGCGTACGGCATCCAGGCCGCGGCCCAGGCGTACTACGGCGTGGACGCCGACCGCCTGAATGTCCAGCAGGGCGCGTATCTCGCGGCCCTGCTGCAGGCGCCGAACCAGTACGACTACTCGCAGGCGACGCCCACCAGCAAGAAGCTCGTCGAGGAGCGCTGGAACTACGTACTCGACAACATGGTCGAGATGGACAAGCTCTCGCAGAGCGAGCGGTCCGCCATGAAGTTCGCCAAGCCCCACGACCCCAAGCCCGCGGCAGGCCTCAAGGGGCAGACCGGCTATCTCGTCGACGCGGCCAACGCGGAGCTGGAACGGCAGCTCGTCGCACAGGGCATGACGCCGAAGGAAGCCGCGGCGAAGCGTGAGGCCGGCGGCTTCACGATCACCCTGAACATCGACAAGGGCAAGCAGAAGGACCTGGAGAAGGCCGTCAAGAAGCAGCTGACGGACAAGCTGGATCCGAAGGAGCGCAAGGTCGACGCGGCGGTCCAGGCCGGCGCGGTCTCGGTGGACCCGAAGACCGGCGGCATCGTCGCGCTCTACGGCGGCGAGGACTACGTCAAGCACTACCGGTCCAACGCCACCCGCGACGACTACCAGCCCGGCTCGACCTTCAAGCCGGTGATCCTCGCCTCCGCCCTGGAGAACGGCTCCAAGACGCAGGGCAAAAAGCCGATCACGGCCAACACCATCTACGACGGCACCAGCGGCCGACCGGTGAAGGGCGGCGGCGGCTCGTACGCGCCGCCGAACGAGGGCAAGAAGGACTACGGCGACATCACCGTCCAGGAGGGCATGGACAACTCGGTCAACTCGGTGTTCGCGCAGATGGGCGCCGACGTGGGCATGGACAAGGTCAAGGAGACCGCGTCCGACCTGGGCATGACCGACTTCGCCCCGCACCTGGCGATGACGCTCGGCTCCATGGGCGCGAGCCCGCTGGAGATGTCGGGCGTGTACGCGACCTTCGACAACCACGGCAAGAAGGTCACGCCCTCGATCCTCAAGGAGGTCGAGCACAAGGACGTCTCCGTCGACCTGCCCGACCCGATCGGCGACGAGGTGATCAGCCGGGGGACCGCGGACTCCGTGACCTCGGTGCTGCAGGGCGTGGCCAGTGACGGTACCGGCCGGGTGATCACCCAGGGCAAGTACGCGGGCGCGTACGAGGCCGCGGGCAAGACCGGTACGTCGGACTCGAACGTCTCGGCGCTCTTCGCGGGCTACACCCCCGAACTGGTCACCGTGGTCGGCGTCTACGGCGAGGCACCCGAGGGTGGTGGCGGACTGAAGACGCCGGCCGGCAAGAAGGCCACCAACGGCTCCCACGTCTCGCTGATGGGCGCGGGGGGCTCGGAGAAGGTCCACGGCAGTGGCTTCCCGTCCCAGATCTGGGCCGAGTACACCTACGGAGCCCTGAACGGCGGCTCGGACGCCAAGTTCGACCTCGACACCGACATGGGCGCGGGCGTTGCCCCGCCGCCGACGTCGGCCCCGCCGTCCAGCTCGGCCCCGCCGACCTCGGCCCCGCCGACCTCGGCCCCGCCGTCCAGCTCGGCCCCGCCCACGAGCGCCCCGCCGACGACGGGCGCGCCGGATCCGACCGACGACCCGACGTTCGACCCACCGACGACGCAGCCGCCGATCACGATCGACCCGCCGGAGGAAGACAGCAGCAACAACGGCAGACCCAACCGGGACTGA
- a CDS encoding PadR family transcriptional regulator — translation MSTGSIGHTLLGLLESGPRHGYDLKRAFDEKFGHDKPLHYGQVYSTMSRLLKNGLVEVDGIEAGDGPERKRYAITEAGITDVREWLATPEKPEPYLTSTLYTKVVLALLTGRDAGDLLDTQRAEHLRMMRILTDRKRKGDLADQLICDHALFHLEADLRWLELTTARLHSLAKAVSA, via the coding sequence ATGTCTACCGGTTCCATTGGGCACACCCTCCTCGGCCTCCTTGAGAGCGGCCCGCGCCACGGCTACGACCTCAAGCGCGCCTTCGACGAGAAGTTCGGTCACGACAAGCCCCTGCACTACGGGCAGGTCTATTCGACGATGTCCCGCCTCCTCAAGAACGGCCTCGTAGAGGTCGACGGCATAGAGGCGGGCGACGGTCCGGAACGCAAGCGGTACGCGATCACCGAGGCCGGCATCACCGACGTACGCGAGTGGCTCGCGACCCCCGAGAAGCCCGAGCCCTACCTCACCTCGACCCTCTACACGAAGGTCGTCCTCGCGCTGCTCACCGGGCGCGACGCCGGCGACCTCCTCGACACCCAGCGCGCGGAGCACCTGCGGATGATGCGGATCCTCACCGACCGCAAGCGCAAGGGCGACCTCGCCGACCAGCTGATCTGCGACCACGCACTGTTCCATCTGGAGGCCGATCTGCGGTGGCTGGAACTGACCACCGCCCGCCTCCACTCTCTCGCCAAGGCGGTATCCGCATGA
- a CDS encoding ABC transporter ATP-binding protein, translated as MTPAGSLLIADKLRKAYGPTNALDGAEFSIHPGEVVAVMGPSGSGKSTLLHCLAGIVTPDSGTIMYGGQELSAMNDAERSALRRSDFGFVFQFGQLVPELTCVENVALPLRLNGAKRKEAERTALHWMERLEVDDLGGKRPGEVSGGQGQRVAVARSLVTNPRVLFADEPTGALDSLNGERVMQLLTEAARSTNAAVVLVTHEARVAAYSDREIVVRDGKSRDMERAV; from the coding sequence ATGACCCCGGCCGGCTCCCTGCTCATAGCGGACAAACTCCGCAAGGCGTACGGGCCCACCAACGCGCTCGACGGCGCCGAGTTCTCCATCCACCCCGGCGAGGTCGTCGCCGTGATGGGGCCCTCCGGGTCCGGCAAGTCCACGCTCCTGCACTGCCTCGCCGGGATCGTCACGCCCGACTCGGGCACGATCATGTACGGCGGCCAGGAGCTCTCGGCCATGAACGACGCCGAGCGCAGCGCCCTGCGCCGCTCGGACTTCGGCTTCGTCTTCCAGTTCGGCCAGCTCGTGCCCGAGCTGACGTGTGTGGAGAACGTGGCGCTCCCCCTCCGCCTCAACGGCGCCAAGCGCAAGGAAGCAGAGCGCACCGCCCTGCACTGGATGGAGCGCCTGGAGGTCGACGACCTCGGCGGCAAGCGGCCCGGCGAGGTCTCCGGCGGTCAGGGCCAGCGCGTCGCGGTGGCCCGCTCCCTGGTCACCAACCCGCGCGTGCTCTTCGCCGACGAGCCGACCGGCGCGCTCGACTCGCTCAACGGCGAGCGCGTGATGCAGCTCCTCACCGAGGCCGCCCGTTCCACCAACGCCGCCGTCGTCCTCGTCACGCACGAGGCCCGGGTGGCCGCGTACTCGGATCGCGAGATCGTCGTGCGCGACGGCAAGTCCAGGGACATGGAGCGCGCCGTATGA
- a CDS encoding ABC transporter permease, with the protein MSSTFRVWVRDLSMGVRFALAGGREGWMRTTLTALGVGLGVALLIVTTAVPSALAAREHRSDARTDMTFGSVIPKTDATLVVGHVDTTYRGESIRGRLYQPEGPKTPLPPGVSAYPKPGEALVSPKLKQILDSADGKLLRERVDAKIVGTLGDDALVSPGELVYYAGADSLKPTGYPVERIDKFGTPNPMQEAMDPVLVLLTLIVFIVLLMPVGVFIAAAVRFGGERRDRRLAALRLIGADGRMVRRIAAGEALAGSLFGLVLGTGFFLAARQLAAKVELERVSVFPHDLDPSPLLALLVAVAVPAAAVGVTLFALRGVVIEPLGVVRTAKPSRRRLWWRLLLPVGGLALLYPMIGQGRDNGSFNEYMVTGGVVLLLVGITALLPWLVEFVVSRLGGGSVSWQLAVRRLQLSSGTAARMVNGIAVAVAGAIALQMLFAGVEGDYTKETGQDLSRAQMSVNVRTGPEAGRQTEAILKGLGETQGVKGAQGFTTASAGEKAKDAQDYVSVTVGTCEALQTVAKLPSCKDGDAFVVKDDSEYEQSYPGMTKPGKQLYINPADSAVKQRGKTYPWKIPADVQHGTARTSPMGGPMGGIMVTPSAFPAAAQAELGGQVYIQIDGSVPDVREYVRAATSKVDPFAEAQAMQDIEVKGRFASVRTGLFVGAACVMLLIGASLLVSQLEQLRERKKLLSALVAFGTRRRTLSLSVFWQTAVPIGLGLVLAGVVGLALGSVLLKMTGQTISVDWTSVAAMTGIGAGVVLAVTLLSLPPLLRLMRPEGLRTE; encoded by the coding sequence ATGAGTTCCACGTTCCGGGTCTGGGTCCGCGATCTGTCGATGGGCGTACGTTTCGCGCTCGCCGGCGGTCGCGAGGGCTGGATGCGTACGACCCTCACCGCGCTCGGCGTCGGTCTCGGTGTCGCCCTGCTGATCGTGACGACCGCCGTGCCCAGCGCGCTGGCGGCCCGCGAGCACCGCAGCGACGCCCGCACCGACATGACGTTCGGCTCGGTGATACCGAAGACGGACGCGACCCTCGTCGTCGGCCATGTGGACACCACGTACCGCGGCGAGTCCATCCGCGGCCGGCTCTACCAGCCCGAGGGCCCCAAGACCCCGCTGCCGCCCGGCGTTTCGGCCTACCCGAAGCCGGGTGAGGCGCTGGTCTCGCCCAAGCTGAAGCAGATCCTCGACTCCGCCGACGGCAAGCTGCTGCGCGAGCGCGTGGACGCCAAGATCGTCGGGACCCTCGGCGACGACGCCCTGGTCTCCCCCGGCGAGCTCGTCTACTACGCGGGCGCCGACTCCCTGAAGCCGACCGGCTATCCCGTCGAGCGCATCGACAAGTTCGGCACGCCGAACCCCATGCAGGAGGCCATGGACCCGGTCCTGGTCCTGCTCACCCTCATTGTCTTCATCGTGCTGCTCATGCCGGTGGGTGTGTTCATCGCCGCGGCCGTACGTTTCGGTGGTGAGCGCCGCGACCGCAGGCTGGCGGCGCTGCGGCTGATCGGCGCGGACGGGCGGATGGTGCGGCGGATCGCGGCGGGCGAGGCGCTTGCCGGGTCGCTGTTCGGCCTGGTCCTCGGCACCGGATTCTTCCTGGCGGCGCGGCAGTTGGCGGCCAAGGTCGAGCTGGAGCGGGTCAGCGTGTTCCCGCACGACCTCGATCCCTCGCCGCTGCTCGCCCTCCTGGTCGCGGTCGCGGTGCCGGCCGCGGCGGTCGGGGTCACGCTGTTCGCGCTGCGCGGCGTGGTCATCGAGCCGCTGGGTGTCGTACGCACCGCGAAGCCCTCGCGGCGCCGGCTGTGGTGGCGGCTGCTGCTTCCCGTCGGCGGGCTCGCGCTGCTCTACCCGATGATCGGGCAGGGCAGGGACAACGGCAGCTTCAACGAGTACATGGTCACCGGTGGTGTGGTGCTGCTGCTCGTCGGCATCACGGCGCTGCTTCCGTGGCTGGTCGAGTTCGTGGTGTCGCGGCTCGGCGGCGGCAGCGTGTCCTGGCAACTGGCCGTACGACGGCTCCAATTGAGCAGCGGCACGGCCGCCCGCATGGTCAACGGCATCGCGGTCGCGGTGGCCGGGGCGATCGCGCTGCAGATGCTCTTCGCGGGCGTCGAGGGCGACTACACCAAGGAGACCGGCCAGGACCTCTCACGGGCCCAGATGAGCGTGAACGTCCGCACGGGCCCGGAGGCGGGACGGCAGACCGAGGCGATCCTCAAGGGCCTCGGCGAGACGCAAGGGGTGAAGGGGGCCCAGGGGTTCACCACGGCCTCGGCCGGCGAGAAGGCCAAGGACGCCCAGGACTACGTCTCCGTCACGGTCGGCACCTGTGAGGCGCTGCAGACCGTCGCGAAGCTGCCCTCCTGCAAGGACGGCGACGCCTTCGTCGTGAAGGACGACTCCGAGTACGAGCAGTCGTATCCGGGGATGACCAAGCCGGGCAAGCAGCTGTACATCAACCCGGCGGACTCGGCAGTGAAGCAGCGGGGCAAGACGTACCCCTGGAAGATCCCCGCGGACGTGCAGCACGGGACGGCCCGGACCTCCCCCATGGGCGGCCCGATGGGCGGCATCATGGTCACGCCGAGCGCGTTCCCGGCCGCCGCGCAGGCCGAGTTGGGCGGTCAGGTGTACATCCAGATCGACGGCTCCGTGCCGGACGTACGCGAGTACGTACGCGCCGCGACGTCGAAGGTCGACCCCTTCGCCGAGGCCCAGGCGATGCAGGACATCGAGGTGAAGGGCCGCTTCGCCTCCGTGCGGACCGGGCTCTTCGTGGGCGCGGCGTGCGTGATGCTGCTGATCGGGGCGAGCCTGCTGGTGTCCCAGCTGGAGCAACTGCGCGAGCGCAAGAAGCTGTTGTCGGCCCTGGTCGCGTTCGGTACGCGGCGCCGGACGCTGAGCCTGTCGGTCTTCTGGCAGACCGCGGTGCCGATCGGGCTCGGCCTGGTGCTCGCGGGGGTTGTGGGCCTTGCCCTCGGGTCCGTCCTCCTCAAGATGACGGGGCAGACGATCTCGGTCGACTGGACGTCGGTGGCGGCGATGACCGGGATCGGCGCGGGTGTCGTCCTCGCGGTGACGTTGCTCAGCTTGCCGCCGCTGCTTCGGCTCATGCGGCCGGAGGGGCTCAGGACGGAGTAA
- a CDS encoding LysR substrate-binding domain-containing protein has protein sequence MARSNRDSRREKQPSLAQLRAFVAVAEHLHFRDAAAALGMSQPALSGAVSALEDVLGVQLLERTTRKVLLSPAGERLAVRARGVLESVGELMEEAEAVRAPFTGALRLGVIPTVAPYLLPTVLRLVRSSYPSLDLQVHEEQTSSLVEGLLSGRLDLLLLAVPLGVPGVVELPLFDEDFVLVAPVSHPLGGREGIPRSALRDLDLLLLDEGHCLRDQALDICREVGRGEVPGSTTAAGLSTLVQLVAGGLGVTLLPRTAVGVETSRSAQLVTGSFADPAPTRRIALALRAGAARAEEYAELASALREALGGLPVRVVGG, from the coding sequence GTGGCCCGTAGTAACAGGGACAGCCGCAGGGAGAAGCAGCCCAGCCTCGCCCAGCTGCGCGCCTTCGTCGCCGTGGCCGAGCACCTGCACTTCCGGGACGCGGCCGCCGCGCTCGGCATGAGCCAGCCCGCGCTGTCCGGAGCGGTGTCCGCGCTGGAGGACGTACTCGGGGTGCAACTCCTGGAGCGGACGACGCGCAAGGTGCTGCTCTCGCCGGCCGGGGAGCGGCTCGCGGTGCGGGCGCGGGGGGTGCTGGAGTCCGTGGGCGAGCTGATGGAGGAGGCCGAGGCGGTACGCGCCCCCTTCACCGGGGCGCTGCGGCTCGGGGTGATCCCCACGGTGGCGCCGTATCTGCTGCCGACGGTGCTGCGGCTCGTGCGGTCGAGCTATCCGTCGCTCGATCTGCAGGTGCACGAGGAGCAGACCTCGTCGCTCGTGGAGGGGTTGTTGAGCGGGCGGCTCGATCTGTTGCTGCTCGCGGTGCCGTTGGGGGTGCCGGGAGTGGTCGAACTTCCCCTGTTCGACGAGGACTTCGTGCTCGTTGCGCCGGTGAGCCATCCGCTTGGCGGGCGGGAGGGGATTCCGCGTTCTGCTTTGCGGGACCTGGACTTGCTGCTTCTGGACGAAGGGCACTGCCTTCGGGACCAGGCGCTGGACATCTGCCGGGAGGTGGGGCGGGGGGAGGTGCCGGGGTCCACCACGGCGGCCGGGCTTTCTACTCTGGTGCAGCTTGTGGCGGGTGGGTTGGGGGTGACTTTGTTGCCGCGTACGGCGGTTGGGGTGGAGACGTCGCGCTCCGCGCAGTTGGTCACCGGGTCCTTTGCGGATCCCGCCCCTACGCGGCGGATCGCGCTTGCCCTGCGGGCGGGGGCTGCGCGGGCGGAGGAGTATGCGGAGCTGGCGTCCGCCCTGCGGGAGGCGCTGGGTGGGTTGCCCGTGCGGGTCGTTGGTGGTTGA